One window of Herpetosiphonaceae bacterium genomic DNA carries:
- a CDS encoding nucleotidyltransferase produces the protein MQPNLIARQLDPETRKFYEHTLNILRDSQIPFIVGGAYAFERYTGIARHTKDLDLFVREQDCEQVLAVLAAAGYQTELTFPHWLAKAYCGDDFVDVIFSSGNSLSVVDDTWFEHAADDEVLGIPIKLCPPEEMLWSKMFIMERERYDGADVAHLLRAVGERLDWERLMRNVGDHWRVLLSHLILFGFIYPSHRAIIPNDVLHTLLRRLEAEMQSTPPQEKLCQGTLISRAQYLPDIEEWGYRDARLVPRGNMTPKEAEQWTAAIDAEE, from the coding sequence ATGCAGCCTAACTTGATTGCCCGCCAGCTCGACCCGGAAACCCGGAAGTTTTACGAGCATACCCTGAACATTTTGCGCGATTCGCAGATCCCGTTCATCGTCGGCGGTGCGTATGCCTTTGAGCGCTACACGGGCATTGCGCGTCACACCAAAGATCTGGATCTGTTCGTGCGCGAGCAGGATTGCGAGCAGGTGTTGGCGGTGCTTGCCGCAGCGGGCTACCAGACCGAATTAACGTTTCCGCACTGGCTTGCCAAAGCCTACTGCGGCGACGATTTTGTCGATGTGATTTTCAGCTCCGGCAATAGCCTCTCCGTGGTAGACGATACCTGGTTCGAGCATGCCGCAGACGATGAGGTGCTGGGAATTCCGATCAAGCTCTGTCCGCCGGAGGAAATGCTCTGGTCCAAGATGTTCATCATGGAGCGCGAGCGCTATGACGGCGCGGATGTCGCCCATCTGCTGCGGGCGGTCGGTGAGCGGCTGGACTGGGAGCGGCTGATGCGGAACGTCGGCGATCACTGGCGCGTCTTGCTCAGCCACCTGATCCTGTTTGGCTTTATCTACCCATCTCACCGCGCGATCATCCCCAACGACGTGCTGCACACGCTGCTGCGCCGCCTTGAGGCGGAGATGCAAAGCACGCCGCCACAGGAAAAGCTCTGCCAGGGCACGCTGATCTCGCGCGCGCAATACCTGCCGGATATTGAGGAGTGGGGCTATCGCGATGCACGGCTCGTGCCGCGCGGTAATATGACACCCAAGGAGGCCGAGCAGTGGACGGCGGCGATCGACGCGGAGGAGTAA